The following DNA comes from Streptomyces sp. NBC_00273.
CCCGCCAAGGAGGAACTGGCCCGTGCGGCCGGGGCCACCGAGTTCGTACTGGCCTCCGACACCACCGCCAAGCAGATCCGCGCGCTGACCGGCGGGCAGGGCGCCGACGTCGCCGTCGAGTGCGTCGGCCGGGCCGAGACCATCCGGGGCGCCTGGGAGTCGACCCGGCGCGGCGGCCGCACCACGGTCGTCGGCATCGGTGGAAAGGAGCAGCAGGTCACCTTCCACGCCATGGAGATCTTCCACTTCGCCCGCACCCTCACCGGCTGCGTCTACGGCAACAGCGACCCCGCCCGCGACCTCCCGCTGATCGCCGAGCACGTCCGCGCGGGCCGTCTCGACCTCGGCACCTTGGTCACCGACCGCATCACCCTCGACGGCATCCCGGCCGCCTTCGACGCGATGCTCGCCGGCAAGGGCGGCCGCTCGCTGGTCGTCTTCCAGCCGTAGGACACCGCGCGGCGTCGCCACGGAGCGCTCACCCGCCCGCCACCGGGAGGGCGGGGTCGCGCGGCCCCAGCCGGTCCCACGCGCCGTAGTCCCGCAACGTGATGTTCTCGGCGGTCCTACGGGCGATCCTGGCCGCCATGTCCTTGCCCGGCAGATACGGCATGACCTTGTAGTAGCGGTTGAGGAGCGTGGCCGTCAGGCGGCTCCCGGGAACCATGAGCCTGGCGACGCCGTCGCCCATCTTCTGGCAGCCCGCCGCGTACTCCCGCAGTTCGGCCTCGTAGCGGGCGAAGGCGGCACGGTGGTCTCCGCGTGCCGCGGCCAGCTCGCCGGCCAGCACGTACGCGCCGACCAGGGCGAGTCCCGTACCCATGCCGGACAGGGACGAGGGGCAGTAGGCGGCGTCGCCGAGCAGGGCGACCCGGCCGCGGCTCCAGGAGTCCATGCGGACCTGCCCGACCGAGTCGAAGTAGAAGTCGGGCGCGGACCGCATGTCCGCCAGCAGCCGGTCGCTCTCCCACCCGTTGCCCGCGAACTGTTCGGCGAGGACGGCCTGTTGCCGCGCGACCTCGCGCCGGTCGAGGTCCAGGAGCGGGGAGGCGAAGTAGAAGACGGCCTTGGCCTCGGTGTTGTGTCGGGCGCTGTACATCGCGACGAGCTTGCCCGCGGTGCGGTAGGCGTGTCCGGTGTGGTCGAGCCCGAGTCGGTTGGCCGTGGTGAAGATCGCGCAGTGGACACCGAGGTGCCGTACGAACCGCTCCTCCGGGCCGAACGCCAGGCGGCGGGTGGTGGAGTGCATTCCGTCCGCGCCGATCACCAGGTCGAACCGGCGCGGCGCGCCACGCTCGAAGGTGACGGTCACGCCCTCAGCGTCCTCGGTGAGCGAGGTCACGGAATCCCCGAAGACGTACTCGGTGTGCGGGGCGGTCGCTTCGTAGAGGATCCGCGCCAGGTCGCCGCGGAGGATCTCGACGTCTCCCGCGAACAGATCGGCGGGCAGCTTCGCCTGCGGCTTTCCGGCCTTGTTGACGTACGCCATGGAGCCCATGCCGGTCCGGGCCCGTTCGACCGCCTCCAGGATGCCCATGCCGCGGAGGACGGACAGGTGGGCCTCGCCGCGGAAGTCGACGGCGTAGCCCCCGTCGCGGAGGGCGGGCGCGCGCTCCACGACCGTGGTGGTGAAGCCGTACCGGTGGAGCCAGTGGGCGAGCGCGGGGCCGGCGACGGAGGCGCCGGAGATCAGTACGCTGATGTTCTTCGTCTCTGTGGTGTTCATGCGGTGAGCTTCCACGGCAGTGCTCACCGCGGGCTCACCGCGCGCTCACCGCCCCGACGACGCGTTCGGCCACGCTCGCCGGCAGGCCCAGCAGGCGGAGCGCTTCCGAGGTCTCGGCCCCCGTCCCCGCAGCGGCCTCGGCGGCCTCCCGGTAGCGGGTCCGGGCCGTCGCACGGTCGCCGCGCGCCTCGGCGACGCGGCCGAGGCCGGCGAGCGTACGGACCCGGGTGCCCACGCTCTTGACCCAGTGCGGGTCGGCCCGCTCCAGAGCCTCCTCGTACAGCCGCTCCGCGCCGGCCGGGTCCCCGTCCAGCAGGGCCATGTCGGCCAGTCCGCGCAGCGCCGCCGCGAGGCCGGTGGCACTGCCGGCGCGGCGGGCGAGCGCAGCGGCCTCCGCGTAGTCGGCGCGTGCCGAGGCCGGGTTCTCGCCGACGCGGTGGTCGGCCCGGTTGACCAGCAGGTCGGCCCGGTCGTCCAGGGCGCCGAGCTGTTCGGTGAGCGCGAGGGCCTCGTCGGTGAGCGCGACGGCCCGTACGCGGTCGCCGCGCCCGCCCGCCAGGCCGGCGAGGGTGTCCAGGACCAGGGCGGTGCCCCAGCGGTCACCGAGCTCGCGGAACCCCCGGGCGGCGGCGCCGAAGGTCTCCTCGGCCAGGGCGGTGTCCCCCTCACCCAGGGGCCCGAAGCCGGACACGTACCGGGCTGCGGCCCGCGCCCACGGCTCGGGGCAGTCGCGCTGGGCCGAGACGAGCGCGAAGGCGCCCTGCGCGTCGGCCTCGCCCGCGTTCCGCATCATCCACAGGAACAAGCCGACGGGGTAGCGGCCGGGGCGGGCGCCCGACCACGCGGCGGCCAGCGCCCGCCCGGCCGCCGCCCGGTGCCGCCGCCACACCGGGCGCCCGGCCGCGCCGGACGCCGCCAGCAGCACGCACAGGACGTACTCCTCGCCGAGTCCGCCCCACGGCGCGGCTTCGGCCGCCCCACCGCCGACCACCTCGCCCATCGCCCCGCCGATCGCCCCGCCCGGTACCGGGCCCATCGTGTCCAGGAGCGTGATCGCCCGAGGCGCCACGGAGGCGGACATGCCCCGGATCCACAGGTAGTGCGAGGCCGCGGCGAGCAGTTCGAGGCCGGTCTCCGCATCCGGCGACTCGACCGCCCAGCGCAGGGCCGCCAGGAGGTTCCCGTGCTCGGCGGTCAGGCGGGGCAGCCACTCCAACTGCTCGGCCCGCCGCAGATGAGGGTCGGCGGTCCGCGCCAGCTCCAGGAACCGCCGGGCGTGGGCGCGGCGCACAGCATCGCGTTCGCCCGCCTCATCCAGCCGTTCTCCGCCGTAGGCGCCGATCGTCTCCAGCATCCGGTAGCGGCCGCCCGCGAACTCCAGAAGCGATTTGTCGACGAGCGCTTCGAGCGTCTCGCCGTCGGTGTCGCACACCCGCATCGCCGACTCGGCCGTCGCGCCGCCGGCGAAGACCGTGAACCGTCGTGCGGCCCGCTGCTCCGGCCCGGAGAGCAACTCCCAGCTCCACGCGACGACCGAGCGCAGGGTCCGGTGGCGCTCGTCGGAGCCCCGGCTGCCGCGGGCCGCGACCCCGAGCCGGTCGTCCAGCCGTCCCGCGAGTTCGTCGACGTCCAGCGTGCGGATGCGCGCCGCCGCGAGCTCGATGGCCAGGGGCAGATCGTCGAGGGCCGCACAGATTCGCCGGACCACCTCGGGATCGGCGGTGAAACCGGGCCGTACGGCGCCGGCCCGCTCGACGAAGAGCCGTACCGCCGCGTCAGCGTCGAGCGGCCGCACGGGCCAGAGGCTCTCGCCGATGATGCCGAGCGGTTCCCGGCTCGTCGCCAGGACCCGCAGCTGCGGGCAGGTAGCCAGCAGCCGCGCCGCCAGCGCCGCGATCTCGTCGACGACGTGTTCGCAGTTGTCCAGGACGAGCAGGAGCATCCGGTCCGCCAGCGCCGCGATCAGGCGGTCGACCGGTGTCTGCCCGCCGTCGCCCATGCTCAGCCCGGTGGCGCGCAGGCCGAGCGCGCTCAACAACGCCTGTGGCAGACCGGCGCCGTCGCGCAGCGGGGCCAGCTCCACGAAGCACACCTCGTCGGCCCCGGGCCCGGTGCCGACGGCCTCCGCGACCTCCACGGACAGCCGCGTCTTGCCGACGCCGCCGGGCCCGGTCAGCGTGACCAGCCGGGCCACCCGAAGCCGCCCCGCGACCTCGGCCACCTCGCCGGCGCGCCCGACGAACGCCGTCAGCTGCGCGGGCGGCGCCGTGGGTGCCGGTCCCGGATCGACGCTCAGCAACTCCTCGTACAGCGACATCAGTTCGGGGGAGGGGTCGGTGCCCAGTTCCTCGGCCAGATGCCGCCGGGTCTCCTCGTACGCCACCAGCGCGGCGGCCGGGCCCCCCTCGGCGAACAGCGCCCGGATCAGCAGCCCCGCCAGCCGTTCCCGCAGCGGATGGCGGCCGACCAGCTCACGCAGCTCGGGCACGGCGCCGGGACGGCCGCCGAGCAGGCACTCGGCCTCGATCCGGTCTTCGAGCGCCCCCAGCCGGCGCTCCTCCAGACGCGCCGCGGCAGGTCGGGCGCTCTCGCGCTCGGCGAGGCCGGCCAGGGCGGGGCCCCGCCACAGCGCCAGCGCGTCGCGCAGCAGCGTGACGGCCCGCTCGGCGTCGCCGGCCCGCAGCGCGGCCCGGCCCTCCTGGGCCAGCCGCTCGAACCGGCAGGCGTCCACGTCGTCCTGCGGGACCACGATCCGATAGCCTGCGCCGGCCTGCTCGATCGGGGCCCCCGGACCGAGGGCCTTGCGCAGCCGGGACACCTGGGACTGCAGGGCGTGCGCCGAAAGGGTCCCGTCCGCGTCGACGGCGTCGGCCAGCCGGTCCGCCGACACGGCCTCTCCCACGTGGGTCAGCAGCAGGGCCAGCAGGGCGCGGCGGGCCGGTCCGCCCAGCGGAACCTCGGCCCCGTCGTCGTGCCACGCCCGGGTCTCACCGAGGATTCCGAACAGCATGCCGGCAATTATCCACCGGAGTCGATCAGTTGATCGTTCGATTCATCGGTCGATCGGTCGTCGATCGGTCGTCGATCGGGCGATCAGGCGATCAGGCGGGGACGATCGGGCCGAGGTACGTTCCGCCCGAGACGTCGATCGTCTGGCCGGTCACCCACCGGCCCTGCGGGCCCGCCAGGAAGCCGACGACGTCGGCGATGTCCTCGGGCTCGCCGAGCCGGCCGAGCGCCGTGATCGATTCCAGCCCGGCGACCACCTCGGGGACGGCGGTGTGGCCGGCGGTCATGTCGGTCCGCACGGCGCCGGGTGCGACGGTGTTCACCGTGATGCCGCGGCTGCCGAGCTCGTTGGCCAGCGACGGGGTCATCGACTCCAGGGCCGCCTTGCTGATGGTGTAGCCGATCTGCGTGGAGACGGCGAACCGGCTGGCCGTCGAACCCATGTTGACGATGCGGCCGCCGTCGTTCAGCAGCCCCAGCGCGCGCTGGACCACGAAGAACGGCGTGCTGACGTTGACGGCGAGCAGCCGGTCGAGCTCCTCGGGGGTGACGTGCGCGATCGGGTTGCCGGAGCTGATGCCCGCATTGTTGACCAGGATGTCCAGCCCGCGCCCCGCCAGTCCCGCGGTCAGGCCCTCGAACAGCCGGTCCACGGCGCCGTCCTCGCCGAAGCGTGCCGCGACGGCGAACGCCCGGCCGCCCGCCGCCTCGATCCGCGCCACGGTCCCGCCGGCCGCGGCCTCGTTGCCGCCGTGGTGGACGGCGACGAGAGCGCCCTCGGCCGCGAGCCGCAGCGCGACCGCCCGGCCGATCCCGCGCGAACCGCCCGTCACCAGTGCCGTCTTGCCGTTCAGCGTGCCCGTGCCCGTGCCCGTGCCGGCGCCCATGCCCGTGCCGGCGCCCGTGCCCGTGCCCGTGCCCGTGTGCATCCCCATGGCCCTACCCCTTGCTCGGCGGCCGGTCCTCGGTGGATCCGGCGATGGGGCAAGACTCACCGCGGCGGCTCACCGCGCGCTCACCGCCGGCTCACCGGATCCCCGCTCAGGAGGCGGGCAGCGCCTCGTACTGCAGGGCCAGTCCGTCCAACAGCGCCGCGAGGCCGGTCTCGAAGGCGCCCTCGTCCACCTCGCGCCCGCGCTCCGCGAGCAGGTGGGCCTGGCCCAGGTGCGGGTAGTCCGCCGGGTCGTATGCCGTGCGGTCGTCCACGAAGCCCCCGGCGAAGGAGGCCACCGCCGAGCCCAGGATGAAGTACCGCATCAGTGCGCCGATCCGGGTCGCCTGCGCCGCCGGCCAGCCCGCCGCCGTCATCGCCCCGAACACCGCGTCCGCCAGCCGCAGCCCGGCCGGCCGGCGGCCCGGCCCGCGCGCCAGTACCGGCACGATGTTCGGGTGGTCCGCCAGGGCGTCCCGGTAGGAGTGCGCCCACGCGTGCAGAGCCGCCCGCCAGTCCTGGCCGCCGTCGAACATCGACAGGTCCACCCGCGCGCTCACCGCGTCCGCCACCGCGTCCAGGATCTCGTCCTTGGTGCGGAAGTGGTTGTAGAGCGAGGGTCCGCTGACCCCGAGCGCGGCCGCCAGCCGCCGCGTCGACACCGCCTCCAGCCCCTCCGCGTCCACCAGGGCGCCGGCCGTCTCGATGATGCGGTCCCGGCTGAGGAGGGGCTTGCGCGGTCTGGCCATGCGCCACATAGTAGGGCCTGCCCGCCCTAAACTACCGGTGCTAGTTAAAGGCGCCGATCCCGCCCAGGAGGTGCCCGGTGAATCTGGAGCTGAGCGAGGAGCAGACCGCCGTCCGCCGGCTCGCCCGCGAGTTCACCGAGCGCGAGGTCGTCCCGTACGCCGCCGAGTGGGACCGCGCCGAGAGCGTGGACCGGGCCATCGTGAAGAAGCTGGGCGCGCTCGGCTTCCTCGGCCTGACCGTCCCCGAGGAGTACGGCGGCTCCGGCGGTGACCACCTCTCCTACGCACTGGTCACCGAGGAGCTCGGACGCGGCGACTCCGCCGTGCGCGGGATCGTCTCCGTCTCCCTCGGCCTCGTCGCCAAGACCATCGCCGCCTGGGGCACCGAGGAGCACAAGCGCGCCTGGCTGCCCCGACTGTGCTCCGGCGACGCGCTCGGCTGCTTCGGCCTGACCGAGCCCGGCACCGGTTCCGACGCCGGCAACCTCACCACCCGCGCCGTGCGCGCGGATGACGCGTACGTCCTCGACGGCAGCAAGATGTTCATCACCAAC
Coding sequences within:
- a CDS encoding BTAD domain-containing putative transcriptional regulator, whose translation is MLFGILGETRAWHDDGAEVPLGGPARRALLALLLTHVGEAVSADRLADAVDADGTLSAHALQSQVSRLRKALGPGAPIEQAGAGYRIVVPQDDVDACRFERLAQEGRAALRAGDAERAVTLLRDALALWRGPALAGLAERESARPAAARLEERRLGALEDRIEAECLLGGRPGAVPELRELVGRHPLRERLAGLLIRALFAEGGPAAALVAYEETRRHLAEELGTDPSPELMSLYEELLSVDPGPAPTAPPAQLTAFVGRAGEVAEVAGRLRVARLVTLTGPGGVGKTRLSVEVAEAVGTGPGADEVCFVELAPLRDGAGLPQALLSALGLRATGLSMGDGGQTPVDRLIAALADRMLLLVLDNCEHVVDEIAALAARLLATCPQLRVLATSREPLGIIGESLWPVRPLDADAAVRLFVERAGAVRPGFTADPEVVRRICAALDDLPLAIELAAARIRTLDVDELAGRLDDRLGVAARGSRGSDERHRTLRSVVAWSWELLSGPEQRAARRFTVFAGGATAESAMRVCDTDGETLEALVDKSLLEFAGGRYRMLETIGAYGGERLDEAGERDAVRRAHARRFLELARTADPHLRRAEQLEWLPRLTAEHGNLLAALRWAVESPDAETGLELLAAASHYLWIRGMSASVAPRAITLLDTMGPVPGGAIGGAMGEVVGGGAAEAAPWGGLGEEYVLCVLLAASGAAGRPVWRRHRAAAGRALAAAWSGARPGRYPVGLFLWMMRNAGEADAQGAFALVSAQRDCPEPWARAAARYVSGFGPLGEGDTALAEETFGAAARGFRELGDRWGTALVLDTLAGLAGGRGDRVRAVALTDEALALTEQLGALDDRADLLVNRADHRVGENPASARADYAEAAALARRAGSATGLAAALRGLADMALLDGDPAGAERLYEEALERADPHWVKSVGTRVRTLAGLGRVAEARGDRATARTRYREAAEAAAGTGAETSEALRLLGLPASVAERVVGAVSAR
- a CDS encoding TetR/AcrR family transcriptional regulator; translated protein: MWRMARPRKPLLSRDRIIETAGALVDAEGLEAVSTRRLAAALGVSGPSLYNHFRTKDEILDAVADAVSARVDLSMFDGGQDWRAALHAWAHSYRDALADHPNIVPVLARGPGRRPAGLRLADAVFGAMTAAGWPAAQATRIGALMRYFILGSAVASFAGGFVDDRTAYDPADYPHLGQAHLLAERGREVDEGAFETGLAALLDGLALQYEALPAS
- a CDS encoding FAD-dependent monooxygenase; the protein is MNTTETKNISVLISGASVAGPALAHWLHRYGFTTTVVERAPALRDGGYAVDFRGEAHLSVLRGMGILEAVERARTGMGSMAYVNKAGKPQAKLPADLFAGDVEILRGDLARILYEATAPHTEYVFGDSVTSLTEDAEGVTVTFERGAPRRFDLVIGADGMHSTTRRLAFGPEERFVRHLGVHCAIFTTANRLGLDHTGHAYRTAGKLVAMYSARHNTEAKAVFYFASPLLDLDRREVARQQAVLAEQFAGNGWESDRLLADMRSAPDFYFDSVGQVRMDSWSRGRVALLGDAAYCPSSLSGMGTGLALVGAYVLAGELAAARGDHRAAFARYEAELREYAAGCQKMGDGVARLMVPGSRLTATLLNRYYKVMPYLPGKDMAARIARRTAENITLRDYGAWDRLGPRDPALPVAGG
- a CDS encoding SDR family oxidoreductase, whose translation is MGAGTGTGTGTLNGKTALVTGGSRGIGRAVALRLAAEGALVAVHHGGNEAAAGGTVARIEAAGGRAFAVAARFGEDGAVDRLFEGLTAGLAGRGLDILVNNAGISSGNPIAHVTPEELDRLLAVNVSTPFFVVQRALGLLNDGGRIVNMGSTASRFAVSTQIGYTISKAALESMTPSLANELGSRGITVNTVAPGAVRTDMTAGHTAVPEVVAGLESITALGRLGEPEDIADVVGFLAGPQGRWVTGQTIDVSGGTYLGPIVPA